The Xanthomonas indica sequence ACACTGCTGACCGATGCCTGGAATGCCTCCGGTCCGCGCAGCGGTGCGCGCAGCGTGATCGCCACAGTACGCCCACTGGCGCCGGTCTCCTACTTCGAGGGGCTGGACGGGGTCTTCGACTTGCTGAAGCCCTTGACACCGATCCTGCCCATGGTCGGCTCTCTGGGCGATCTCGAGCTGGGGGCGATCGAGCCGGATGTCGTGCCTGCAGACAAGCTCGCCAACTACCCGGTCAAGCCGGGCAAGCCATGAGTCCGCGCGTTTCCCACCGCATGCTCGCAGGCGGGCTTGGCGCGCTCTTGTCGACGGCCGCGGCGCAGCAGGCGCATGCGCTGGACTGGCCGGAGGTGCCGGTCCCCGACCAGGCCTCGGGCGAGATCGTGTCCGAGCACATGCTCTACAACGGTATCGCCATGCGGGCCAGCCGCTTCCGGGTCGCCGAATCGCCGAAGCAGGTCGAGCAGTTCTATCGCAAGGAGTGGGGCAACGCCGTCGTGACCACGCCGATGGGCAACAAGACCGTGCTCGGACACATGACCAAGAGCGGCTACTACATCACGGTGGAACTGAGCGGGGACGCCAACCGCACGCAGGGCCAGATCGGCGTCATGGAGGTCCCCAAGAAGGACCTCCCCGCCGACGGCGTCGGCAAGGGCTTCGGCCGGCTGCCCGATACGCAGGTCGCCGAGGACATCGTCTACATGGACACGCCGCGCCATGTCAGGACGCTGAGCATGCTCAACCGCTACACGCCGCTGCAGAACCAGCAGTACTACGCGCGGTACTTTGCCGGGCAGGGCTATGCGCGCGACGGGTCTTCGTCGGCCTGCACGGCGAACAGCCCGCACTGCGTTTCCCGTTTCACCCGGCAGGACGATCGCGTCACCGTGACCTCGAGTCGCGGACACACCGGTACCGTGATCGTCGCGGTGGTCGAATGAACGCGCATGCCCTGCCCGACCGACGCCTTCAGCGCGGTCAGTCCACGATCGAATACACCGTGGTGGTCATGGCGCTGGTGATCGTACTGATCGCCAAGCCCGACGTGATCACCGAGGTGGTGACAGCCCTGAAAGATCTCTATGCCGCCTTCGTCTACGCCATCTCGGCGTCGGACGTGCTGGTGGGGTGATCCCCCTTTCCTCGCGATGACCTGCCCGACGGCGCCTCTTCAATGCAGAAACCCAAACTCAGCAAGAACGTCCTTTTCATCCTGATCGCGGTGGTCATGGCCGGCCTGGCCGCCTTCATCGCAGTCAGCTATATCCGTACCACCGTCGCCGAGCGCACCCAGGACAACCGGCCGATGGTCGACGTTGCCGTACCGGTGAACGATTTGCCGCAGGGGGCGATCCTGCAGGGCAGCGATCTGGCCCTGCGCACGGTCCCGGCCGAGTTCGCGCCCGCCGATGCGGTCACGCCCGACAACCACACCCAGTTCGAAGGCCGAATGTTGCGGGCGCCGGCACGTGGCGGTGCGCCGCTGAGCGCCAGCGCCCTGGTCCCGCTGTACGACCAGTTCTCGCGGCTGATTCCCAAGGGCAAGGTCGCCTACACGATGAGCGTGGACGAGAACAATTCGATCTCGGGCATGATCGCGCCGGGCGACCTGATCGACATCTTCTTCGTCAAGGACGCCGCCACCAGCAGTGGCGGTGCCGGCAGCGCTGGCGGCCAGGGAGCGGGTGCACAGGTGTTCCCGCTGCTGCAGAAGATCAAGGTGCTCGCGGCCGGCAGCCGGATCGGCGAGGCGTCGACGCCGAAGGAAGGTGAGGAGTCCAACACCTCCACCGGCTTCTCCAGCGTCACCCTTGAGCTGGACCAGTACCAGGCCAAGCAGCTGGCCGTTGCCTCCAAGGTGGGCGCGGTACGCGTGCTGCTGCGCGAAGTACAGGACACCTCGCCGGGTGCGGCGACGGGCATGAGCGAGAGTCAGTTGTTGCGATCGCTGGGATCGGGCGATCCGGCAAACACAGGCAGCGGAAGCAGCCGCGTTGAGTTCATCATTGGCGGAAAGGGTTAAGCATGACGCAAGCAACACGCCGTCGCAGGAGCAAGGCCGGGACATCGGCGCCATGGTTGGCCGGCTTGCTGCTGGCGGGCATCGGGGGATGGAACGCATCGGCACAACAGGCCGCCACCAACGCCGCAGCCGCACGGCCAGCCGCGCACACTGCGGCGCCGTCACCGGCGCCGGCGGCCGGACAGGCAGCGGATGCCACATCGGCGGAACAGGCGCGACTGATGGCGCAAGGGCGCCAAGTCGACCAGCTCAAGCAGACAGTGGAATCGCAGATCCAGGAACTGGGCAACGGCGGCTCTTCGTCAGCCGGTGGCGGCGTCGCTCTGGCCGGCGACAAGAAGCCGTCGGTCGCCCCGCTGATCCAGCCGTCGCAAAGCATCTATGCGGGCGAGGCCGTGGTGCGGCGGGTATCCGGGGCACTACGCCGCATCGCGGTCGGCGACGGCGAGGTCCTGAGCGTCTTCTCAGTCGGCAAGTCCGAGCTGGTCATGATCGGCACCAAGCCCGGTGAGACCAACGTCCACCTATGGATGGCCGATGGCAGCCAGCGCGACGTCAACGTGACGGTGGGTGGCAGCAAGTCCGAAGGTGCGGCCGAGACCGTGCGCGAACTGTTGGGCAATACGCCGGGCGTTACCGTGCGGGCCATCGGCTCCAATGTGGTGATCTCGGGCAACGACGTCGACGCGGCCACCACGGCAAAAATCCAGGCGTTGCAGAAGATCTATCCGCAGGTGTTGAACTTCGCCGGGGCCGACCCGGTGGGCATGCGGCCGATGGTGCAGATGGACGTGTCCATCATGGAGTTCAACAAGAACGCCGTGGAGGATCTGGGCATTCGCTGGGACAGCACCATCGATGGTCCGATCGGCGGCCTCATCCGCGACGTGACCACGAACAATTACTTCCGCGTACTGCCGCAGGACAACCAGACCTTCCAGGACATCAAGGACCAGCTGCCCACCAAGCTGCCCGGGCCGCAGGGCTACTTCGGCATCGCCACCACGATCGCCTCGAAGATCAACCTGCTGATGAGCCGCGGCAAGGCCTGGGTGCTGGCGCAACCCAAGCTGAGCGCCAAGAGCGGCAGCAACGCGACCTTCCTGGTCGGCGGCGAAGTGCCGATCGTGGTGCCGTCGATCCTTGGCCAGACCCAGATCGAGTACAAGGAGTACGGCATCCGCCTGAACATCAACCCGTCGGTCAACTCGTCCAATCAGGTGAATACCTCGATCATGGCCGAGGTCAGCCGGATCGATCCGTCGGTATCGGTGCAGGGCGTTCCCGGCTTCCTCACCCGGCGCGTCGAGACCGAGCTGAACGTCATTGCCGGCCAGACCATCGTCATCTCCGGCCTGCTCGATCGGGAGGCCTCCAAGGCCGTGGACAAGCTGCCGCTGCTGGGCGACATCCCGATCCTGGGCAAGCTGTTCCGCTCCGATGGCTTCCGCGGCAACAAGACCGAACTGGTGATCTTCGTGACCCCGCGCATCGTCAGCCCCACCTCGCCGGAGAACCTCCAGGACCTGCAGCGCGCCCAGGGGATCGAGAAGGAGCTGCAGGACGAAATCAGCCCCCGCCAAGACAAGTTGATCAAGTAATCCACCCCACGGAGCGCAAGGTTCACCGCCATGTTCACAGTGCTGATCAATACGCCAGGAGGCGACACGCGTCAGGTCAAATGCATGCACCGCGAGTGCGGCATCGGCCGCGCCGATGCCAATCTGGTGATGCTGCAGGGCTGGAACATTGCCGGCAAACACGCCACCCTGCTGCGCGAGGACGAGGGCGTGTTCATCCTGCCCCTGGGCGGGCGCGAGCCGATCACGCTCAACGGCAAAGTGGTGCTCGCCAAGCAGGGGCCGATCGACGGCAAGGACGAGATCCGCATCGGCCAGTACATGCTGAAGGTCAGTGGCGACGATGCGCGCATCGTCCGGCAGACGCCTGCCGCCAACGACGGCGCCGCCACCAGGGCAGCAGAAGCGCCTGCGGCGGCGAGCGAGGCCGCCGCCGACCGCCAGCCGACCGCGCCCGCGGCAACAGACATGGTGGTGGCTGGCCCGCCGCCGTCGGACATCGCCACCTGGCGCACCAAGCTGCATATGGCGCTGGTGCGGCAGATGGATCTGCGGCGCATGGACGTGCGCAGCATGGACGACAGCGCGCTGCGCGACAGCACCATCAACCTGATCGACGACATCCTCAAGCGCGAGTTCAGCGATCTGCCGGCCGACATCAGCCCGCGCAGACTGGCCAAGCAGGTGCTGGACGAGGCGATCGGACTGGGGCCGCTGGAGGATCTGATCGACGATCCGACCGTCACCGAAATCATGGTCAATTCCCATGACGACATCTTCATCGAGCGTGCCGGTCGCATCCAGAAGTCCGACGTGGTGTTCTCCAACGAACGCGCCTGCCTGGCGGCGATCGAGCGGATCGTCACGCCCCTGGGGCGGCGCATCGACGAGAGCTCGCCGTTGGTCGACGCACGCCTGAAGGACGGCTCGCGCGTCAACGCGGTGATCCCGCCGGTTGCCCTGCGCGGGCCCAGTATCAGCATCCGCAAGTTCGCCACGCGTCGGCTGATGGGTGAGGACTTGCTGAAGTTCGGCTCGCTGAACGAGGCGATGCTGGAGTTTCTGATCATGGCGGTGCGCGAGCGCCGCAACATCGTGGTGTCCGGCGGTACCGGCTCGGGCAAGACCACCCTGCTGAACATCCTGTCGAACTTCATCCCCGACGGCGACCGCGTGGTTACCATCGAGGATGCGGCCGAACTCAAACTGGTGCAGCCCAACCTGGTGGCACTGGAAGCCCGCCCGCCCAACATGGAGGGCAAGGGCCAGATCACCATCCGCGACCTGGTCAAGAACGCGCTGCGTATGC is a genomic window containing:
- the cpaB gene encoding Flp pilus assembly protein CpaB gives rise to the protein MQKPKLSKNVLFILIAVVMAGLAAFIAVSYIRTTVAERTQDNRPMVDVAVPVNDLPQGAILQGSDLALRTVPAEFAPADAVTPDNHTQFEGRMLRAPARGGAPLSASALVPLYDQFSRLIPKGKVAYTMSVDENNSISGMIAPGDLIDIFFVKDAATSSGGAGSAGGQGAGAQVFPLLQKIKVLAAGSRIGEASTPKEGEESNTSTGFSSVTLELDQYQAKQLAVASKVGAVRVLLREVQDTSPGAATGMSESQLLRSLGSGDPANTGSGSSRVEFIIGGKG
- a CDS encoding pilus assembly protein N-terminal domain-containing protein, which gives rise to MAQGRQVDQLKQTVESQIQELGNGGSSSAGGGVALAGDKKPSVAPLIQPSQSIYAGEAVVRRVSGALRRIAVGDGEVLSVFSVGKSELVMIGTKPGETNVHLWMADGSQRDVNVTVGGSKSEGAAETVRELLGNTPGVTVRAIGSNVVISGNDVDAATTAKIQALQKIYPQVLNFAGADPVGMRPMVQMDVSIMEFNKNAVEDLGIRWDSTIDGPIGGLIRDVTTNNYFRVLPQDNQTFQDIKDQLPTKLPGPQGYFGIATTIASKINLLMSRGKAWVLAQPKLSAKSGSNATFLVGGEVPIVVPSILGQTQIEYKEYGIRLNINPSVNSSNQVNTSIMAEVSRIDPSVSVQGVPGFLTRRVETELNVIAGQTIVISGLLDREASKAVDKLPLLGDIPILGKLFRSDGFRGNKTELVIFVTPRIVSPTSPENLQDLQRAQGIEKELQDEISPRQDKLIK
- a CDS encoding ATPase, T2SS/T4P/T4SS family encodes the protein MFTVLINTPGGDTRQVKCMHRECGIGRADANLVMLQGWNIAGKHATLLREDEGVFILPLGGREPITLNGKVVLAKQGPIDGKDEIRIGQYMLKVSGDDARIVRQTPAANDGAATRAAEAPAAASEAAADRQPTAPAATDMVVAGPPPSDIATWRTKLHMALVRQMDLRRMDVRSMDDSALRDSTINLIDDILKREFSDLPADISPRRLAKQVLDEAIGLGPLEDLIDDPTVTEIMVNSHDDIFIERAGRIQKSDVVFSNERACLAAIERIVTPLGRRIDESSPLVDARLKDGSRVNAVIPPVALRGPSISIRKFATRRLMGEDLLKFGSLNEAMLEFLIMAVRERRNIVVSGGTGSGKTTLLNILSNFIPDGDRVVTIEDAAELKLVQPNLVALEARPPNMEGKGQITIRDLVKNALRMRPDRIVVGECRGGECLDMLQAMNTGHEGSLTTAHANNPRETLSRLEVMVMMAGMELPMVVVREQIASAVNLIVHQRRYPCGSRKVSHITEITGIESGTIQMQDLFLFKPTTYHGPDGKVAGNFVATGAVPEFYEELAERGVSVDLGIFRNQGGAR